One window of the Asticcacaulis sp. SL142 genome contains the following:
- a CDS encoding sensor histidine kinase, with the protein MSINTRPDPDKLLALIRTDEGEPASGKRRGRLKIFFGASAGVGKTFAMLTEAQRLHTEGRNVTIGVAEHHGRAETLALIDGLPVLPLREIDHRGIRVHEFDLDAALTQHPDLILVDEYAHTNAPGSRHPKRWQDIEELLDHGIDVYTTLNVQHLESLNDMVARLTGVWVKETVPDAAFDAADEIALIDLPPDELLKRLHDGKVYVAEGANHRAAENFFKKSNLGRLRELALRRTTERVDAQNDALSAAQGHDEAATGDKILALVGPDALSSRLIRHTKRMADRTRAPWSALYLHTDRHETLSPKARLRVEHNLRLVEKLGGRVVRLNAARAATAILGYARHNGFTRLVLGHSHQPWWRRLLGATSLSQKLIERGAGLEITTLNADLETAETPRDDTSGWEVWAARPRDYLMAAAIIAACTLLGLPFRNLTDPDTLIMLYLIGVVITAARFSIGPAVLASVLSVAAFNWFFITPYYTFTFDDVSYAVTFVVMLITSLIVGSLTAQLSRHARLARKGEAETRLLYDLSRQLSAVRGVEAMGEVLVRHLQPAFEADIRLWAGERQITGAPLSDAKEIGARHWVMQNHHIAGRHTDTLPSASGLYLPVMAENSPLGVLSITPRADDRQFTGADQLVFETVASLIAGAFQRARQAELAETSRVESENERLRNVLLASLSHDLKTPLTVMNGSVSSLLKLRKKLPREAVEELTNLWGHLTRLQKFVTNLLRMAAITSGQMRLNLEPYLIQEITGAAIARVEPQKGARQIRTTVSGQLPMVQIDGALIEQVLINLIENAIAHTDDNGIITITLETDADRVRVRISDDGEGLRPGEETRIFNKFHSGKPAADRDGSGTGLGLAICKGIVEAHGGMIYAKNNPPKDDAPTGASFIFTLPIAK; encoded by the coding sequence GTGAGCATCAATACCCGACCCGACCCTGATAAACTCCTCGCCCTCATCCGCACCGATGAGGGCGAGCCCGCATCCGGTAAGCGCCGGGGGCGGTTGAAAATCTTCTTTGGCGCCTCCGCCGGGGTGGGTAAGACCTTTGCCATGCTGACCGAAGCACAGCGTCTCCATACTGAAGGCCGCAATGTCACCATCGGCGTGGCGGAACATCATGGTCGGGCAGAGACTCTGGCCCTGATCGACGGATTGCCAGTGCTGCCTTTGCGGGAGATCGATCATCGCGGGATCAGGGTTCATGAGTTTGATCTTGATGCGGCGCTCACCCAACATCCTGATCTCATTTTGGTCGATGAATACGCCCACACCAATGCGCCAGGATCGCGGCACCCCAAGCGCTGGCAGGACATCGAAGAACTGCTCGACCACGGCATTGATGTCTATACAACCCTGAACGTCCAGCATCTGGAAAGCCTCAACGATATGGTGGCGCGCCTGACCGGCGTATGGGTGAAGGAAACTGTGCCCGATGCCGCCTTTGATGCCGCCGATGAGATCGCCCTTATCGACCTGCCGCCCGATGAGTTGCTGAAACGCCTCCATGACGGCAAGGTCTATGTGGCCGAAGGGGCCAACCACCGTGCCGCCGAGAACTTCTTTAAAAAGAGCAATCTGGGCCGCCTGCGCGAACTGGCCCTGCGCCGCACGACCGAGCGGGTTGATGCCCAGAACGATGCCTTAAGCGCCGCGCAAGGTCATGATGAAGCTGCCACCGGTGATAAAATCCTCGCGCTCGTCGGGCCGGACGCTCTGTCGTCGCGCCTGATACGCCACACCAAGCGCATGGCTGACCGCACCCGCGCCCCGTGGTCAGCGCTTTATCTGCACACTGACCGCCATGAAACCCTGTCACCCAAGGCGCGCCTGCGGGTCGAGCATAATCTGCGGCTGGTCGAAAAACTTGGCGGGCGGGTGGTACGCCTGAATGCGGCGCGCGCCGCCACCGCTATCCTCGGCTATGCCCGTCACAACGGCTTCACCCGTCTGGTACTCGGCCACAGTCATCAGCCGTGGTGGCGCAGGTTGTTGGGGGCTACGTCCCTGTCACAAAAGCTGATCGAGCGCGGCGCAGGTCTTGAAATCACCACGCTTAATGCTGATCTTGAGACAGCAGAAACCCCGCGTGACGATACCTCCGGCTGGGAAGTCTGGGCGGCCCGCCCCCGCGACTATTTGATGGCGGCCGCCATCATCGCGGCCTGCACGCTTTTAGGGTTGCCCTTCCGTAATCTGACCGATCCTGACACCCTGATCATGCTCTATCTGATTGGTGTGGTCATCACCGCCGCACGGTTCAGCATCGGCCCGGCGGTGCTGGCCTCGGTCCTGTCGGTCGCCGCCTTCAACTGGTTTTTCATCACCCCCTACTACACCTTCACCTTTGATGACGTCAGCTATGCGGTGACGTTTGTGGTCATGCTGATCACCTCGCTGATAGTCGGCTCACTGACAGCGCAGTTGTCCCGCCACGCCCGCCTGGCGCGTAAGGGCGAAGCCGAGACCCGCCTGCTCTACGACCTGTCGCGACAGTTGTCCGCCGTGCGCGGTGTTGAGGCTATGGGCGAAGTCCTCGTGCGCCATCTGCAACCAGCCTTTGAGGCCGACATCCGCCTGTGGGCCGGGGAGCGCCAGATTACCGGTGCGCCGCTAAGTGATGCCAAGGAAATCGGCGCGCGCCACTGGGTCATGCAAAACCATCACATCGCCGGCCGTCATACGGATACCTTGCCCTCGGCCAGCGGCCTTTATCTGCCGGTTATGGCCGAAAACAGTCCTTTGGGCGTTTTGTCGATCACACCCCGCGCTGATGACCGCCAGTTCACCGGCGCCGACCAGCTTGTGTTCGAGACGGTCGCCAGCCTGATCGCCGGGGCCTTTCAACGCGCCCGTCAGGCCGAGTTGGCCGAAACCTCGCGCGTGGAGTCTGAGAACGAAAGATTGCGCAATGTCTTGCTGGCGTCGTTATCGCATGACCTGAAAACGCCGCTGACCGTCATGAACGGTTCGGTGTCGTCTTTGCTCAAACTGCGTAAAAAGCTGCCGCGCGAAGCGGTTGAGGAACTGACCAATCTGTGGGGCCACCTGACGCGGCTTCAGAAATTTGTGACCAATCTGCTGCGTATGGCGGCCATTACGTCGGGCCAGATGCGCCTCAATCTTGAGCCCTATCTCATTCAGGAAATCACCGGAGCGGCCATCGCCCGCGTCGAACCGCAAAAAGGCGCGCGCCAGATCCGCACAACCGTCAGCGGTCAGTTGCCGATGGTGCAAATCGACGGCGCACTCATTGAGCAGGTGCTGATCAATCTGATCGAAAACGCCATCGCCCACACGGATGATAATGGCATAATCACGATAACTTTAGAGACCGATGCTGATCGGGTACGGGTACGCATCAGCGATGACGGCGAAGGGCTTAGACCCGGCGAGGAGACGCGCATCTTTAACAAATTCCATTCCGGCAAACCCGCTGCCGACCGCGACGGGTCAGGCACCGGCTTAGGCCTTGCCATCTGCAAGGGCATAGTTGAGGCCCACGGCGGCATGATCTACGCCAAGAACAACCCGCCAAAAGACGACGCCCCCACCGGCGCCAGCTTTATCTTTACCCTGCCGATAGCTAAGTAA
- a CDS encoding TonB-dependent receptor — translation MSSGAFGALWFRLALLMPLAGVVCPHIAVAESREASDTLFDVPEQSLDTALRLLAQQGRVQILFSGDRVAGQRSRAVKGRLPVRQAFGQALTGTGLEVRRVTKHTLIVVASKRAARKPTPPRPERAQPEREVAVPVVVVVAPRTRIVNAPAGRSFDAEVFDMTAVKRLSRADLAQDSAQNLSEALSGLPGMTVVNTGRSFIGGVDSASRGEGLYAAFRGLNAEYNLNMINGVTLAQGQPYSRGIQLSLLPPAAFQNVVVYKTGRADLDGDFVGAAMDFQTPQATDIDGKPWTALTVTGRAESRARDYGDDGLGGGIRLEHAHRLGPNQQIGLYIAAEYERRTFVNSELAGVMAAQNDNGWAYSQSGSASGDPVDPTRPQGNLTLTSLNVGVSSGHSLIRNQTASLDWKVSDTLDVYLYGNHAEAETEQNSTFSQVVSGPHRWVDDGSGTYRLVVDSLSSRVWYETNPDEISLSTLTLGAHATAGTWRLSPYLFASDGNSARPDHIEASAWVDQTDGYNQGNAPRAFGGSAVVTYVDHLPVPQWPQSVFEDLDQAGQRLRARRAGQLTAQFSGQTRYGAGFDAAYSPPAGLWQSLKFGVKYSLSDREVTHRNWTNRFFGDVYETAGLTWEGLGIARGAYDSVFPGLYDWSVPRIDHDQLMRYFYQNRTELSFDTCGQIYINNLNCNTQSGTENVAAAYGMGTLIAGPWELLAGLRYEHTRIANTYWVMPDLSGVEQAGSWARSHSQYSKLLPSLNLNYRPDTESVWRAALWRSYVRPAFMQLGGGVRQETVAGITTLTRGNPDLKSVDATNLDLNYQRVAADGSALSLSAYYKRLDHYLFENGGSLDGVEIPATDTLRIVMPQNGGRGEVYGLEAEFFRSLPNPLGLIGEVSLHVNLSRQWSQVDLGRDDLGRDMPMQNAPDWLGNVDLTYRRGRTALYLSYNYIGAYLSDYDVLQAPGTWDNLWVRPVGRLDARAQFQLRRGLSLDLVMTNLTDDYSYWSHVGRDSLALSDVIDSGRRFVISVRREF, via the coding sequence ATGAGCAGCGGCGCATTTGGCGCACTATGGTTTCGATTAGCGTTGCTGATGCCGCTGGCGGGGGTGGTTTGCCCGCATATAGCGGTTGCCGAGTCGCGTGAAGCCTCAGACACCTTATTCGACGTACCCGAACAATCGCTTGATACGGCCTTGCGCCTGCTGGCCCAGCAAGGCCGCGTACAGATCCTGTTTTCAGGCGACCGGGTTGCCGGTCAGCGCAGCCGTGCGGTTAAGGGCCGCCTGCCGGTGCGCCAAGCCTTTGGCCAGGCCCTGACCGGAACGGGGCTTGAGGTTCGGCGCGTCACGAAACACACCCTGATCGTGGTCGCCAGCAAACGCGCGGCGCGCAAACCTACCCCTCCCCGGCCGGAACGCGCCCAGCCTGAGCGCGAGGTCGCGGTGCCGGTAGTGGTCGTCGTGGCCCCGCGTACGCGCATCGTCAACGCCCCGGCGGGCCGAAGTTTTGATGCGGAAGTGTTCGACATGACTGCCGTTAAGCGCCTGTCGCGGGCCGATCTGGCCCAGGACAGCGCCCAGAACCTGTCCGAAGCCTTAAGCGGTCTGCCGGGCATGACGGTCGTCAATACCGGACGGTCGTTTATCGGCGGCGTCGATTCGGCCTCACGCGGCGAAGGTCTTTATGCCGCGTTTCGAGGGCTGAACGCCGAATATAACCTCAACATGATAAATGGGGTGACTTTGGCGCAGGGCCAGCCCTATTCGCGCGGTATTCAGCTTAGCCTCCTGCCGCCGGCCGCCTTTCAGAATGTGGTGGTCTATAAGACCGGGCGGGCCGATCTGGACGGCGATTTCGTCGGGGCGGCGATGGATTTTCAGACACCGCAAGCTACTGATATCGACGGGAAGCCCTGGACGGCCCTGACGGTGACCGGACGCGCCGAAAGCCGGGCCCGCGACTATGGTGACGACGGACTGGGGGGCGGCATACGCCTGGAACATGCCCATCGTCTGGGCCCCAATCAACAGATCGGGCTTTATATTGCTGCGGAATATGAGCGCCGGACGTTTGTGAATTCCGAACTGGCCGGGGTTATGGCGGCGCAAAACGACAATGGCTGGGCCTATAGCCAGTCGGGCTCAGCGTCAGGTGACCCCGTCGACCCCACACGACCCCAGGGTAATCTGACCCTGACCAGCCTCAATGTCGGGGTATCGAGCGGTCACAGCCTCATTCGCAATCAGACGGCGTCGCTGGACTGGAAGGTCAGCGATACTCTGGATGTCTATCTGTACGGCAACCACGCCGAGGCTGAAACCGAGCAAAACTCGACCTTCAGTCAGGTGGTCAGCGGCCCCCATCGCTGGGTGGACGACGGGTCAGGCACCTATCGACTGGTCGTCGACAGCCTGTCATCGCGGGTATGGTACGAAACCAACCCTGATGAAATTTCCTTATCAACCCTGACCTTGGGGGCGCACGCCACGGCGGGCACCTGGCGATTATCGCCCTATCTGTTCGCCAGTGACGGCAACAGCGCCCGCCCCGACCACATAGAAGCCTCAGCATGGGTGGATCAGACGGACGGCTATAATCAGGGCAACGCCCCGCGCGCCTTTGGCGGCTCCGCCGTCGTCACCTATGTTGATCACCTGCCGGTGCCGCAGTGGCCCCAAAGCGTTTTTGAGGATCTGGATCAGGCTGGTCAGCGGCTACGGGCGCGGCGGGCCGGACAACTGACGGCGCAGTTCAGCGGACAGACACGCTATGGCGCAGGCTTTGATGCGGCCTACAGCCCGCCCGCGGGACTATGGCAAAGCCTTAAGTTTGGTGTGAAATACAGCCTCAGTGACCGTGAGGTTACCCACCGCAACTGGACGAACCGGTTCTTTGGCGATGTCTATGAAACCGCAGGCCTGACCTGGGAGGGCTTGGGGATCGCCCGTGGGGCTTACGACTCTGTCTTTCCGGGCCTCTATGACTGGTCCGTGCCGCGTATCGACCATGATCAGTTGATGCGCTATTTTTACCAGAACCGTACGGAGCTGAGCTTTGACACCTGCGGTCAGATCTATATCAATAACCTCAACTGCAACACGCAGTCGGGCACGGAGAACGTCGCCGCCGCCTATGGCATGGGCACGCTGATAGCCGGCCCATGGGAGTTGCTGGCGGGACTGAGATATGAGCACACCCGCATTGCCAACACCTACTGGGTCATGCCGGATTTAAGCGGTGTCGAACAGGCCGGAAGCTGGGCCCGAAGCCATAGCCAGTACAGCAAACTCCTGCCCAGCCTGAACCTAAACTACCGGCCAGATACCGAAAGCGTGTGGCGGGCGGCCCTGTGGCGGTCCTATGTCCGTCCGGCGTTCATGCAGTTGGGCGGCGGTGTGCGCCAGGAAACTGTGGCGGGCATCACCACGCTTACGCGCGGCAATCCTGACCTGAAAAGCGTCGATGCCACCAACCTCGATCTAAACTATCAGCGGGTGGCGGCAGACGGATCGGCGCTCAGCCTGTCGGCCTATTACAAGCGGCTGGATCATTATCTGTTTGAAAACGGCGGCAGCCTTGACGGTGTGGAGATTCCGGCGACGGACACCTTACGCATCGTCATGCCGCAAAACGGTGGACGCGGCGAAGTTTACGGGCTGGAGGCGGAATTTTTTCGCAGCCTCCCCAATCCGCTTGGCCTCATTGGTGAGGTCAGCCTGCATGTCAACCTGAGCCGCCAGTGGTCGCAGGTGGATCTGGGCCGCGACGATCTGGGCCGGGATATGCCGATGCAGAATGCGCCGGACTGGCTGGGCAATGTCGATCTGACCTACCGGCGCGGGCGGACCGCGCTTTACCTGAGCTACAATTATATCGGCGCCTATCTGTCCGACTATGACGTGCTTCAGGCGCCGGGCACATGGGATAATCTGTGGGTCCGGCCGGTCGGTCGTCTGGATGCCCGCGCCCAGTTTCAGCTACGGCGCGGACTAAGTCTGGATCTGGTCATGACGAACCTGACCGACGACTACAGCTACTGGTCCCATGTCGGCCGCGACAGTCTGGCCCTGTCCGATGTCATTGACTCAGGACGGCGGTTTGTCATCAGTGTGCGCCGGGAGTTTTAA
- a CDS encoding FecR family protein has translation MVRTVIPLRPAGTDPQAEAFVDAVTRAEAGETPAVGPDTADVEAVWDALGQLEASDFDVSDVVVNKPAFGSRRYVLGGAALAASLVLGVGLMWNQRPVTYQTDVGEQKTIQLPDGSKVTLNTDTRLSARVTDKHREVTLKSGEAFFTVAHRPDNAPFDVVSGPARIRVTGTKFNVYRKAETTEVDLIEGGVRVGAKNTDANVVLRPGQAVRVDSQGRTGPVTAARATRILDWQQRRLSFESAPLAEAVDEMNRYSRVKLTVTTPALQALKIDGVFDAGDTRGFARALHELHGVSVKENEHEIWLHSARTTDR, from the coding sequence ATGGTTCGAACTGTAATTCCCCTTCGCCCGGCGGGCACAGATCCACAAGCCGAGGCGTTTGTGGACGCCGTCACGCGTGCCGAAGCGGGCGAGACCCCGGCTGTGGGGCCCGACACGGCGGACGTCGAAGCGGTCTGGGATGCGCTCGGGCAACTGGAGGCCTCCGATTTCGACGTTTCGGATGTGGTGGTCAATAAACCGGCTTTTGGGTCGCGTCGTTATGTGCTGGGCGGTGCGGCTCTGGCGGCCAGTCTGGTTCTTGGAGTCGGGTTGATGTGGAACCAGCGGCCCGTCACCTATCAGACGGATGTCGGCGAGCAGAAAACTATCCAACTGCCGGATGGCTCAAAGGTGACGCTGAATACCGATACGCGGCTGTCGGCGCGGGTGACGGACAAACACCGCGAGGTCACGCTTAAAAGCGGAGAGGCCTTCTTTACGGTCGCGCACCGCCCGGATAATGCGCCGTTCGATGTCGTCAGTGGTCCGGCCCGCATTCGCGTGACCGGCACGAAATTCAATGTCTATCGCAAGGCTGAAACTACCGAGGTCGATCTGATTGAAGGCGGGGTCAGGGTGGGGGCCAAGAACACTGATGCCAATGTCGTATTGCGTCCCGGTCAGGCGGTCAGAGTGGATTCACAAGGTCGTACCGGACCGGTCACCGCCGCCCGGGCAACACGCATCCTGGACTGGCAGCAGAGGCGCCTTAGCTTTGAGAGCGCCCCTCTGGCTGAAGCTGTCGATGAAATGAACCGCTACAGCCGCGTAAAGCTGACGGTGACGACCCCGGCGCTGCAAGCGCTTAAGATAGATGGTGTCTTCGACGCCGGTGATACCAGGGGCTTTGCGCGCGCCCTGCACGAACTGCACGGTGTGTCGGTTAAGGAAAACGAACATGAGATTTGGCTTCATTCCGCCCGAACTACTGATCGCTGA
- a CDS encoding response regulator: MTTILIIEDEADIRRYLRATLIARDYEVLEAATAKEGLQKLTVNRPDVVILDLGLPDQDGQDFIRQVREWSKTPIIVLSARDRESDKIEALENGADDYLTKPFAAGELLARVTVALRHAAQSPAGATEIIEYAGLKVDLAARRVWLNGDDVHLTPIEYKLLSEFIRHRGKVLTHAQLLKAVWGRHSSDQNHYLRIHTQHLREKLNDDPLAPTFIFTEPGIGYRFSDQ; this comes from the coding sequence ATGACCACCATTCTGATCATCGAAGACGAAGCCGATATCCGCCGCTATTTGCGGGCCACCCTGATCGCGCGCGACTATGAGGTGCTTGAGGCGGCGACCGCCAAGGAGGGCCTGCAGAAACTGACGGTCAACCGGCCCGATGTGGTCATTCTCGACCTCGGCCTGCCTGATCAGGACGGTCAGGATTTTATCCGGCAGGTGCGCGAATGGTCAAAAACCCCGATCATCGTCCTGTCGGCCCGTGATCGGGAATCTGATAAGATCGAGGCGCTGGAAAACGGCGCTGACGATTATCTGACCAAACCGTTTGCGGCCGGAGAACTGCTGGCGCGGGTGACCGTCGCCCTGCGTCATGCGGCCCAAAGCCCTGCGGGTGCCACCGAAATCATCGAGTATGCGGGTCTCAAAGTCGATCTGGCCGCCCGCAGGGTGTGGCTGAACGGCGACGATGTGCACCTGACGCCCATCGAGTACAAACTCTTGTCAGAATTCATTCGTCACCGCGGCAAGGTCTTAACCCACGCCCAGCTTTTAAAAGCCGTCTGGGGCCGTCATTCGAGCGACCAGAACCACTACCTACGCATCCACACCCAGCACCTACGTGAAAAGCTCAACGACGATCCGCTGGCTCCGACCTTTATCTTCACGGAGCCCGGCATAGGCTACAGATTCAGCGATCAGTAG
- a CDS encoding TonB-dependent receptor — MQNAPDVLANVKINYAWKGLTVDLNYNYAGESVTAYNRIAGLDYWTRPTKRTDLHAGYNFGNGMIVDVSVSNLFKDYSYWSHVGKNSLAISDIVNSGSTTLVTLKYEF, encoded by the coding sequence ATGCAGAACGCGCCGGACGTATTGGCCAACGTCAAGATCAACTACGCCTGGAAGGGCCTGACGGTCGATCTGAACTATAACTACGCGGGTGAGTCGGTCACGGCCTATAACCGCATCGCCGGTCTGGATTACTGGACGCGCCCGACCAAGCGGACTGACCTGCATGCCGGGTATAATTTCGGCAATGGCATGATCGTCGATGTGTCGGTGTCAAACCTGTTCAAGGACTACAGCTACTGGTCGCATGTCGGCAAGAACAGCCTGGCCATTTCCGATATCGTCAACTCCGGCTCAACCACACTGGTCACGCTTAAGTACGAATTTTAA
- the kdpC gene encoding potassium-transporting ATPase subunit KdpC, with protein sequence MSFTSHIRPTLVTLGLFTVLFGGVYPLTVTGITSLAFADKAQGSLIHDGDTVTGSRLIGQNFTKPEYLWGRLSATAETPYNAGASSGSNYGVNNPALHEAAAARKMALGVEIPVPVDLLTASGSGLDPHISPSAAEIQVPRIAAARAVPAAKVRAAIDAATEGPTLGIFGEARVNVLEVNLRLDGKL encoded by the coding sequence GTCATTCACCTCCCACATCCGCCCGACTTTAGTCACGCTTGGCCTGTTCACGGTTCTGTTCGGCGGGGTCTACCCCCTCACCGTCACTGGCATCACCAGCCTTGCTTTTGCTGACAAGGCCCAAGGCTCCCTAATCCACGACGGCGACACCGTCACCGGCTCACGCCTGATCGGGCAGAACTTCACCAAGCCTGAATATCTGTGGGGCCGTTTGTCGGCCACGGCTGAGACGCCCTATAATGCCGGGGCCTCCTCCGGCTCCAACTACGGCGTCAATAACCCCGCCCTGCATGAGGCCGCTGCCGCCCGCAAAATGGCACTTGGGGTCGAAATCCCCGTCCCTGTTGACCTGTTGACCGCGTCCGGTTCCGGCCTCGACCCGCACATCAGCCCTTCGGCGGCGGAAATTCAGGTTCCCCGCATCGCCGCCGCCCGCGCCGTCCCTGCGGCTAAGGTACGCGCCGCCATCGACGCCGCAACCGAAGGCCCTACGCTTGGAATTTTCGGCGAAGCGCGCGTCAATGTGCTAGAGGTCAATCTTCGACTGGATGGCAAGCTGTAA
- a CDS encoding RNA polymerase sigma factor: MFDGDGRQIMSLKEGSPSGASTGSKDAPKDVPDIIADLIARFDGRLRRYLRRFLNEPDAEDALQDIYARLIKLSRQIPPPDFNAVYVFKAADSVVRDRHRRHVSRSGDQHVEISETLPQEGPSPFEALRWRQNADLLRRAISTLNRDERMVLMLHRVEGLKLTEISEKQRIPLRTVQRLLADALAKCRHKLKDSGWFEL, from the coding sequence ATGTTCGATGGTGACGGCAGGCAAATCATGAGCCTCAAAGAAGGCAGCCCTTCAGGCGCGTCGACAGGGTCAAAAGACGCGCCCAAAGATGTACCAGACATCATAGCCGACCTTATCGCCCGCTTTGATGGGCGGTTGCGCCGATACCTCAGACGGTTTCTGAATGAGCCGGACGCTGAGGATGCGTTGCAGGACATCTATGCCCGCCTCATCAAGCTGTCACGTCAGATTCCGCCCCCTGACTTTAATGCCGTCTACGTTTTTAAGGCCGCCGACAGTGTGGTGCGTGATCGCCATCGCCGCCATGTGAGCCGGTCGGGCGATCAGCACGTCGAAATTTCAGAGACCTTGCCGCAGGAGGGACCTTCGCCCTTTGAAGCCCTGCGCTGGCGTCAGAATGCTGACCTGCTGCGGCGGGCCATTTCAACCCTTAATCGCGATGAGCGCATGGTGCTGATGCTGCACCGCGTCGAAGGGCTTAAGCTTACCGAAATCTCAGAAAAACAGCGCATTCCCCTGCGCACGGTTCAGCGTCTGCTGGCCGATGCCCTGGCCAAATGTCGCCATAAACTTAAGGACAGTGGATGGTTCGAACTGTAA